A portion of the Oncorhynchus gorbuscha isolate QuinsamMale2020 ecotype Even-year unplaced genomic scaffold, OgorEven_v1.0 Un_scaffold_10787, whole genome shotgun sequence genome contains these proteins:
- the LOC124030352 gene encoding collagen alpha-2(VI) chain-like yields MALLQYGGEAEHHLAFHMTHDLPSILEGLASMDYHDMSSSMVGAAISHTVDHVLTRLNVRQTRRHAELNFVFITDGVTGRKGLDEGVDAMRNNQAVSTVIAMGTDVEQEVLEKLALKDQYAIFKGTDFYELNKHSFLDRFHQWVC; encoded by the coding sequence ATGGCGCTGCTACAGTACGGAGGAGAAGCTGAGCATCACCTGGCCTTTCACATGACCCACGACCTTCCGTCCATCCTAGAGGGTCTGGCCAGCATGGACTATCATGACATGTCTTCTTCTATGGTGGGGGCGGCCATCTCACACACCGTAGACCACGTTCTGACGCGGCTCAACGTCCGCCAGACCAGACGCCACGCCGAGCTCAACTTCGTCTTCATCACTGACGGCGTCACCGGGAGGAAGGGGCTGGACGAGGGGGTCGACGCCATGCGAAACAACCAGGCAGTCTCCACGGTGATCGCCATGGGGACCGACGTGGAACAGGAAGTGTTGGAGAAGCTGGCCTTAAAGGACCAGTACGCCATCTTTAAAGGAACAGACTTCTATGAGCTCAACAAGCACAGCTTCCTAGATCGGTTCCATCAGTGGGTCTGTTAA